One Clavelina lepadiformis chromosome 1, kaClaLepa1.1, whole genome shotgun sequence genomic region harbors:
- the LOC143462584 gene encoding protein CASP-like, with protein sequence MAVNIASVLQFWRTFDLPQMQRNLDQPATNIATRQDESEASRRKLVEQMKLFKKSSTEDVRKTVAPLLKSFQTEIDSLTKRSKACETDFLNLYKKLIELPDPVIALDQAESYQKKNQRLNDIETENQKLRETLAEYNKEFAEVKNQEVTIKTLKEKVKDLERDTDNRAQRVIEEKHEELNKEFVEREKRLHDAQFAAATKLTEAEQKVMTVQSALDASQSELFNLKCKYDEETAAKHAELEIIISDLDRANQINEISAKEIEALKEQLASNFQVEQSVTQQSFVEHSIEVSSRVNLEVELAAKEKEISQFVEDIQHLQSSMIKLRETSAVSIAKLEQEIDAKVEKCAELEAKLQQQSDYQEVKRELSILRSTEFSGLSKEAKSLEVLLLDKNRALQNENTGLRAANSQLTEFSKTLENKLAMTEETKIEQQTLIHKLETDLMMVQSPASVVRSAADGSPAPPATNMSGELVADAISQSPGTDNSNSSLLLVVSSQRERFRVRNNELEAENYTHQQTIQRLQNELDTLRADNIKLYEKIKFLQSYPTSSKVPIEDVTSSRYSSQYEDNLDPFTSFNRKEKQRKYMNLSPPEKVTLGIGRMILSSKLARTIFFFYMLFMHLLLYVILYRYAYSDDKRHITDLCYEKFGPQMAPDKH encoded by the coding sequence ATGGCTGTAAACATAGCATCAGTGCTGCAGTTCTGGAGGACTTTCGATTTGCCTCAAATGCAACGAAACCTGGATCAGCCAGCAACAAACATTGCAACACGACAAGATGAGAGTGAAGCTTCCAGACGAAAGCTTGTTGAACAGATGAAACTTTTTAAGAAGTCATCTACTGAAGACGTACGTAAAACTGTTGCTCCTCTGCTGAAGAGTTTCCAGACCGAGATTGACTCCCTAACAAAGCGAAGCAAAGCCTGTGAAActgattttttaaatctttataaaaagttaataGAATTGCCTGACCCTGTAATTGCATTGGACCAAGCTGAGAGCTACCAGAAGAAAAATCAACGTCTGAATGATATTGAAACTGAGAATCAGAAATTAAGGGAGACCTTAGCAGAATATAACAAAGAGTTTGCTGAAGTAAAGAATCAGGAAGTAACGATAAAGACCCTTAAAGAAAAAGTCAAAGACCTTGAAAGAGATACAGATAATCGAGCTCAACGTGTAATAGAAGAAAAACATGAGGAGTTAAATAAAGAGTTTGTTGAAAGAGAGAAACGACTTCATGATGCTCAGTTTGCTGCTGCCACCAAGCTCACTGAAGCCGAGCAAAAAGTCATGACCGTGCAATCTGCTCTGGATGCGTCACAGTCggaattatttaatttaaagtgCAAGTACGATGAAGAAACAGCAGCAAAGCACGCTGAATTGGAGATCATCATATCTGACCTGGACAGAGCTAATCAAATAAATGAAATCTCTGCAAAAGAAATTGAGGCTCTCAAAGAACAACTTGCATCAAACTTTCAAGTTGAGCAAAGCGTCACTCAGCAGTCTTTTGTAGAGCACTCAATTGAGGTCTCATCAAGAGTCAATCTTGAAGTGGAACTTGCAGCAAAAGAGAAAGAAATATCCCAGTTTGTTGAAGACATTCAGCATTTGCAGTCTTCAATGATAAAATTGCGGGAAACTTCTGCAGTGAGTATTGCAAAATTAGAACAGGAAATAGATGCTAAAGTGGAAAAATGTGCTGAGCTTGAAGCAAAGCTGCAGCAGCAATCGGACTACCAAGAAGTAAAGCGGGAATTAAGTATACTAAGATCAACCGAATTTTCAGGCCTTTCAAAGGAAGCAAAGTCGCTTGAAGTGCTTTTATTGGATAAAAACAGAGCtctgcaaaatgaaaacacTGGGTTAAGAGCAGCCAATTCACAGTTGACAGAATTTAGTAAAACATTGGAAAACAAGCTGGCGATGACGGAAGAAACTAAAATTGAACAACAGACGCTAATACATAAGTTGGAAACAGATTTAATGATGGTTCAATCTCCTGCATCTGTGGTTCGCTCTGCTGCAGACGGCTCACCCGCCCCTCCAGCTACCAACATGTCAGGAGAATTGGTGGCTGATGCCATAAGCCAATCTCCTGGCACTGATAATAGCAACAGCTCCCTCTTACTCGTAGTGTCAAGCCAACGTGAAAGATTCAGAGTAAGAAACAATGAACTTGAAGCTGAAAACTACACCCATCAACAAACCATACAAAGGCTACAGAATGAGTTGGACACACTACGAGCTGACAACATAAAGCTTTATGagaaaatcaagtttttgcagAGCTATCCAACTTCCTCGAAAGTTCCAATTGAAGATGTTACTTCCAGCCGCTACTCCTCTCAATACGAAGATAACCTGGATCCATTCACTTCTTTTAATCGTAAAGAAAAACAACGCAAGTACATGAACCTCAGTCCACCGGAGAAAGTTACGTTAGGAATCGGCAGAATGATTTTGTCTAGTAAATTGGCTCgcacaattttctttttttatatgTTGTTTATGCATCTTTTGCTGTACGTTATTTTGTATAGATACGCCTATTCTGATGACAAGCGTCACATCACTGATCTATGTTATGAAAAATTTGGCCCTCAAATGGCTCCTGATAAACATTAA
- the LOC143455431 gene encoding uncharacterized protein LOC143455431, with product MKSVNLGLLLSTLCFITFLITIQGQCPSRDTQAARAVGRPCRKSCTISADKCKGAKVCRCDHECGYSCINPENYCDELPSIQHSTGIRVFRRHENGSLVPGATPPYQFDDVAEYLCDPGYSREMPEVQHLCHGRKNWTRLGLTSCTRACEPYSFIGAEDNGMICGRTCITNGDCSGNSYCTCDGPCGRTCISRRVNCGQPPPANNAKVTVSDQGFGGIAFYSCDEGFYVGSGNPTRTCTGGGTWDGHLITCERITCGDPAPSVEAMGGIMVNHQPGPFYVGDQVILRCRSFHRLLGDSKRTCQKSGLWSGKDTVCDIIDRRLRCPHPGVPINGVILAGRGFGVGRRVQFECDPGYTMTGEKNQECLYFLQWSGGGVPKCINPRYHDESKNSLSKLQRITSKLEDESLSINVGHVIDSEEQANTEVYIAIDVSDDVRTSALKNSLSFAKGRVETIGREGLIKCTVLVYASEVEVALELRTRPISQVIDVLSNIVTDRRNILRRIGSRRNTYKLLIRLNETLQFSFAKSQVGERLAFLFVNGLNKGGNDPQNAMENIKATYKDDLEEVYILSFGENLFNSRVNDQIRSLGAVFGRFLPNPNLNMRNTSGNNEEEDNKDNGLCGKAGDVGAVKKQAMVGNVLGGYRAGDGAWPWQVLITLYHSTVFNSYRSSRGGGSLVNDRWVLTAAHIFDGIDKSVEWARDILMTFGLTRKPLHSTDRLPSHVQVFDASRIIVHPSYRTDTFDYDIALIKIGAKMVQVRTRWQREEVDSVIQYSTHVKPICLPCMTAGNCAENYLKKLGLTKENDSDEQKCRTEGDWLIQRNEQNDKNILAVITGFGSTRSISAFQRHGPASSYLRQGLIRLRSDAMCEEARDEMVKDGLPPTIDITDRMLCGVGGSSENVVDACRGDSGGPLVREVRDDETGESCWVQIGIVSWGWGCGQTFTINGRRELFPAFYSNILAVIPWIKQNTATKIWSEWSPTGPCSKSCGNGTTMQTRMCLNGPGCTGPSTRNIECNTQACPVWGAWNDEDGCTVTCGSGKRSQTRTCVNGPGCVGESRQMLDCVLGKCPEWSDWVEAGECSVSCGGGKIFEIRACLGGPGCSGPSNRNYDCNKQDCPKWSAWEKAGNCDVTCGEGRITERRNCIGDSDCQGENERIVHCNLQPCPTWSDWIPAGGCSITCGRGDRLESRSCLNGPGCVGDNTRTIACNTKKCPTWSDWVSLGECSVTCGGGDLEEARFCSNGPGCEGQDRRTTPCNPDPCAVWGPWQIQGECSKSCGVGTIQQTRECLIKDKCKEPAEQNVPCNEQPCPAWTAWRDGGSCSVTCGRGNTLQTRACENGPGCDGQSARLVTCTTSRGCPSWSQWQATGSCSARCSGGTRWESRRCLNGPGCVGDASRRVSCNVHACPVWGSWEDVTSCSVTCGSGTYRQRRSCINGPGCVGDDERTQSCFPRSCPTWSSWTTVGSCGKTCGTGYILQTRFCINGPGCEGDDKRNVECNTKACPVWGPWKNYGSCSKSCGGGKLTQTRSCINGPGCEGDNERKLDCNSKLCPVWGAWLDVGRCPVTCGKGRIRQRRTCINGPGCVGDDERIATCHARPCPTWGSWSTGECPVSCAGGKATRRRTCINGPGCPGQNKETVDCNTSICPNTWSQWTSWDGSCHFSARCEDLPRRGRTCLGAPCSGSSIQTRSCPSNSRNNNRRELCP from the exons ATGAAATCAGTGAATCTAGGATTGTTGTTATCCACTTTGTGTTTTATCACCTTTCTTATCACTATACAAG GACAGTGCCCTAGCAGAGATACACAAGCAGCACGTGCTGTGGGAAGACCTTGCAGAAAATCGTGCACGATAAGTGCTGACAAATGCAAGGGCGCAAAAGTTTGTCGCTGTGATCATGAGTGTGGATATTCGTGTATAAATCCAG AAAATTACTGTGATGAACTACCAAGCATACAACACTCGACCGGAATTCGAGTTTTTCGAAGACATGAAAACGGTTCCCTCGTGCCCGGAGCAACACCACCTTACCAGTTTGACGACGTTGCAGAGTACTTGTGTGACCCAGGCTATAGCCGAGAAATGCCTGAGGTTCAACATCTTTGCCATGGCAGGAAAAACTGGACACGGCTAGGGTTGACATCTTGCACTC GGGCGTGTGAGCCTTATAGCTTCATTGGGGCGGAAGATAATGGAATGATTTGTGGTCGGACCTGTATAACAAACGGAGATTGCTCAGGCAATTCTTACTGCACCTGTGATGGCCCCTGTGGTAGAACTTGTATTAGTCGAC GTGTCAACTGTGGTCAGCCACCTCCTGCCAACAACGCCAAAGTTACGGTATCTGATCAAGGATTTGGTGGCATTGCTTTTTACTCATGCGATGAAGGATTTTATGTTGGGTCTGGAAATCCAACCAGAACTTGTACTGGTGGGGGGACATGGGATGGACATCTTATAACTTGCGAAA GAATCACTTGCGGAGATCCCGCCCCATCCGTTGAAGCGATGGGTGGTATAATGGTCAACCATCAGCCCGGGCCTTTTTACGTTGGTGACCAAGTAATTTTACGCTGTAGGTCATTTCATCGCTTGCTAGGTGACAGTAAACGGACGTGTCAGAAAAGTGGTTTATGGAGTGGAAAGGATACCGTGTGTGACATTATTG ACAGAAGATTGCGTTGTCCACATCCTGGAGTCCCaataaatggagtcattttggcCGGTCGAGGATTCGGCGTTGGAAGGAGGGTGCAGTTTGAATGTGATCCGGGATATACAATGACCGGAGAAAAAAACCAGGAATGTCTTTATTTTCTTCAGTGGAGCGGTGGTGGAGTACCTAAGTGCATAA ATCCGAGATATCATGACGAGTCTAAAAATTCCTTGAGCAAATTGCAACGAATTACGTCAAAGTTAGAAGATGAATCTTTGTCTATAAACGTCGGTCACGTGATTGATTCAGAAGAACAAGCCAACACCGAAGTCTATATTGCAATTGACGTATCTGATGACGTTAGAACTAGCGCCTTAAAAAATTCTCTATCCTTCGCGAAAGGCAGAGTTGAAACG ATTGGAAGGGAAGGATTAATCAAATGCACCGTACTTGTTTACGCTTCTGAAGTAGAAGTGGCGCTTGAATTGAGGACTAGACCGATATCTCAGGTCATTGACGTTCTAAGCAACATCGTAACCGACAGAC GTAATATACTTCGGAGAATTGGATCTCGCAGAAACACGTACAAGCTCCTGATTCGACTGAACGAAActttacaattttcttttgccaaAAGTCAAGTCGGGGAACGTCtagcatttttatttgtaaacg GGCTAAACAAAGGAGGTAACGACCCGCAGAATGCTATGGAAAACATCAAAGCGACATATAAGGACGATTTGGAAGAG GTTTATATATTGTCGTTTggagaaaatttgttcaatagTAGAGTAAATGATCAAATTCGATCCCTGGGCGCAGTTTTTGGAAGATTTCTTCCAAACCCAAATCTTAATATGCGTAACACAAGCGGCAACAACGAAGAAGAAGATAATAAAG ATAATGGGCTATGTGGAAAAGCTGGGGATGTTGGAGCTGTAAAAAAGCAAGCGATGGTTGGTAATGTTCTTGGTGGTTATAGGGCGGGAGACGGCGCATGGCCCTGGCAAGTGCTGATAACTTTGTACCATTCAACTGTTTTCAAC TCGTACAGATCAAGCAGAGGTGGTGGTTCGCTTGTCAACGACCGGTGGGTACTTACCGCGGCTCATATATTTGATGGAATCGACAAGTCCGTTGAATGGGCGAGGGACATTCTAATGACATTCG GTCTAACTCGAAAACCGCTACACAGCACGGATCGACTACCTTCGCACGTTCAAGTATTTGATGCATCCCGAATAATAGTACATCCAAGTTACAGGACTGATACATTCGACTACGACATAGCATTG ATAAAAATTGGTGCAAAAATGGTGCAAGTTAGAACGAGATGGCAACGGGAAGAGGTTGACAGTGTCATTCAATATTCAACCCACGTGAAACCTATTTGCTTACCATGCATGACAGCGGGCAACTGCGCAGAAAATTACTTGAAGAAATTAGGTCTAACTAAAGAAAACGACAGTGATGAGCAAAAATGTCGCACTGAAG GAGATTGGTTGATTCAACGGAACGAACAGaacgacaaaaatattttagcgGTGATAACTGGATTCGGTTCAACCAGGAGCATCAGTGCATTCCAAAGACACGGGCCGGCTTCCAGTTATCTGAGGCAAGGTCTCATCCGACTTAGGAGTGACGCAATGTGTGAGGAAGCACGAGATGAAATGGTAAAGGATGGCTTGCCACCAACAATTGACATCACGGATCGGATGCTGTGCGGAGTTGGAGGATCGTCGGAAAACGTGGTTGATGCTTGCCGAGGTGACAGTGGGGGACCGCTTGTTAGAGAG GTCAGGGATGATGAAACCGGCGAAAGCTGTTGGGTTCAAATTGGTATTGTTAGCTGGGGATGGGGATGTGGTCAAACGTTTACAATTAATGGAAGAAGAGAATTATTTCCCGCATTTTATTCAAACATATTAGCCGTCATACCTTGGATCAAGCAAAATACAGCAACAAAAA tttggaGCGAATGGAGCCCAACAGGTCCTTGCAGCAAAAGCTGTGGAAATGGAACAACGATGCAAACACGGATGTGTTTAAACGGACCAGGTTGCACAGGTCCCAGTACACGAAACATCGAATGCAACACACAAGCTTGTCCAG TTTGGGGCGCTTGGAACGACGAAGACGGTTGCACTGTCACATGTGGAAGTGGCAAACGTTCTCAAACTCGAACGTGTGTTAATGGACCCGGTTGTGTGGGTGAAAGTAGACAGATGCTAGATTGCGTACTCGGGAAATGTCCAG AGTGGAGTGATTGGGTAGAAGCCGGGGAATGCAGCGTTTCTTGTGGCGGTGGTAAGATCTTCGAGATAAGAGCGTGTTTAGGTGGCCCGGGCTGCAGCGGGCCGAGTAATAGAAACTACGATTGCAACAAACAGGATTGTCCAA aATGGAGTGCTTGGGAGAAAGCTGGAAATTGTGACGTTACTTGCGGCGAAGGACGCATTACTGAAAGAAGAAATTGCATCGGTGACTCTGATTGCCAGGGAGAGAATGAAAGGATCGTTCACTGCAATCTTCAACCATGTCCAA CTTGGAGCGATTGGATTCCAGCTGGAGGATGCAGCATCACTTGCGGTAGAGGGGACAGATTGGAGAGCCGATCCTGCCTTAACGGACCAGGATGTGTTGGTGACAACACCAGAACAATCGCCTGCAATACGAAAAAATGTCCAA CTTGGAGCGATTGGGTATCACTTGGAGAATGCAGCGTTACTTGTGGAGGCGGAGATCTTGAGGAAGCTCGGTTTTGTTCAAATGGTCCAGGGTGTGAAGGCCAGGACAGACGAACAACACCATGCAATCCTGATCCATGTGCAG TTTGGGGCCCATGGCAAATACAAGGAGAATGCAGCAAAAGTTGCGGTGTAGGCACGATTCAACAAACAAGAGAATGTTTGATCAAGGATAAATGCAAAGAGCCTGCTGAACAAAATGTTCCTTGTAACGAACAGCCCTGCCCAG CTTGGACCGCTTGGAGAGACGGTGGATCATGCAGTGTAACATGCGGTAGGGGAAATACTCTTCAAACCAGAGCATGCGAAAATGGTCCGGGATGTGATGGACAAAGCGCTCGCCTTGTGACCTGTACGACGTCACGTGGTTGTCCGA GCTGGAGTCAGTGGCAGGCAACTGGTTCCTGTAGTGCACGATGCAGTGGAGGAACTCGATGGGAAAGTAGACGATGCTTAAACGGACCGGGATGTGTCGGGGACGCCTCGAGAAGGGTCAGCTGCAACGTACACGCTTGCCCAG TGTGGGGATCATGGGAAGATGTCACTTCTTGTAGCGTTACCTGCGGCTCTGGAACCTATCGCCAACGTAGATCGTGTATTAATGGGCCTGGCTGTGTTGGAGATGATGAAAGAACGCAGTCTTGCTTTCCCCGATCATGCCCaa CCTGGAGCAGTTGGACAACTGTTGGATCTTGCGGTAAAACTTGTGGAACTGGATATATTCTTCAGACAAGGTTCTGTATAAATGGACCTGGATGCGAAGGAGACGACAAACGTAATGTAGAATGCAACACTAAAGCTTGTCCAG TTTGGGGTCCGTGGAAAAATTATGGGTCATGTAGCAAATCCTGCGGCGGAGGAAAATTAACTCAAACTAGATCTTGCATCAATGGTCCCGGTTGCGAAGGCGACAATGAACGAAAGTTAGATTGCAACAGCAAACTTTGTCCAG TGTGGGGAGCTTGGTTAGACGTTGGACGATGCCCAGTAACTTGCGGAAAGGGAAGAATACGTCAAAGGCGGACTTGTATTAATGGACCTGGGTGCGTTGGAGATGATGAACGAATCGCGACGTGTCATGCTAGACCATGTCCAA CTTGGGGTTCTTGGTCAACTGGTGAGTGTCCTGTTTCTTGCGCGGGAGGAAAAGCAACTCGTAGACGCACCTGTATCAACGGTCCAGGATGCCCGggacaaaacaaagaaactgtTGACTGCAACACGTCTATTTGCCCAA ATACCTGGTCGCAGTGGACATCTTGGGATGGCTCTTGCCATTTTTCTGCTAGATGTGAAGACCTGCCTAGACGAGGAAGAACTTGCTTGGGTGCTCCTTGTAGTGGGTCATCTATACAAACTCGTTCATGTCCGTCCAATTCACGGAATAATAATCGTCGCGAATTATGTCCTTAA